One stretch of Candidatus Eremiobacterota bacterium DNA includes these proteins:
- a CDS encoding branched-chain amino acid ABC transporter permease: MLTPQQVADQFVNGITLGMLYILVALGLNIILGLMGVINFSHGAFFMLGAYLMFQLNGAIGFWPAILAAAVVVGLLGMAFESTLIRPLYKRIPEYTLLLTFGTALIFAQVVRKVWGDDAVRVDQPAYIPQSISLGGYQLPFYKDVLLVLLTIIILAAVWLLLNKTNIGIIIRAGTRDAEMVKILGINMPVMFTLVFGIGSFMAGLAGALAAPIYAVQPQLASQWIVLTFVIVIVGGIGSFWGAIVGGLLIGVISSLMSLVFPPAVDLSGYVIMGIILLVRPRGLFGVEGLFE, translated from the coding sequence ATGCTCACGCCACAGCAAGTGGCGGACCAGTTCGTCAACGGCATCACGCTGGGGATGCTGTACATCCTGGTGGCCCTGGGCTTGAACATCATCCTCGGGCTGATGGGGGTGATCAACTTCTCCCACGGCGCGTTCTTCATGCTCGGCGCCTATCTGATGTTCCAGCTCAACGGGGCGATCGGGTTCTGGCCGGCGATCCTGGCCGCCGCGGTCGTCGTGGGACTGCTTGGGATGGCGTTCGAGTCGACGCTCATCCGCCCGCTCTACAAACGAATACCGGAGTACACGCTGCTGCTCACGTTCGGGACGGCGCTGATCTTCGCCCAGGTCGTGCGCAAGGTGTGGGGAGACGACGCCGTGCGCGTCGACCAGCCCGCGTACATCCCGCAGTCGATCTCGCTCGGCGGCTACCAGCTCCCGTTCTACAAGGACGTGCTGCTGGTGCTGCTCACGATCATCATCTTGGCCGCCGTCTGGCTGCTGCTGAACAAGACGAACATCGGGATCATCATCCGGGCCGGAACGCGCGACGCCGAGATGGTCAAGATCCTCGGGATCAACATGCCGGTGATGTTCACGCTGGTCTTCGGGATCGGCTCGTTCATGGCCGGGCTCGCCGGCGCCCTGGCGGCGCCGATCTACGCGGTGCAGCCGCAGCTCGCCTCGCAGTGGATCGTGCTGACCTTCGTCATCGTGATCGTCGGCGGAATCGGCTCCTTCTGGGGCGCGATCGTCGGGGGGCTGCTGATCGGCGTGATCTCGAGCTTGATGTCGCTCGTCTTTCCGCCTGCCGTCGATTTGAGCGGCTACGTGATCATGGGGATCATCCTGCTGGTGCGGCCGCGCGGGCTGTTCGGCGTGGAAGGCCTCTTCGAGTGA
- a CDS encoding ATP-dependent Clp protease ATP-binding subunit — MWEPFTERARRSIVLAQEEAQRLGNNYIGTEHILLGIISEGESLAAKVLETLGVNLAKVRQEVEAIVGRGGQTVQQEMVFTPRAKRVIELAFEEARQLNHNYIGTEHLLLGLIREGEGVAARVLTNLGVDPAKVRVQTTSLLGAEGQPPAPKGKSKTPTLDAYGRDLTTLARENKLDPVIGRANEIERVIQILSRRTKNNPALIGEPGVGKTAIAEGLAQRVIKSEVPEPLRDKRVITLDLAGLVAGTKYRGEFEERMKRVMDEIRGAAGEIILFIDELHTLVGAGAAEGAIDASNIIKPALARGELQCIGATTLNEFRKHIEKDSALERRFQPVMVGEPTVEETIDILKGLRDRYEAHHKVTITDEALAAAAKLGDRYISDRFLPDKAVDLIDEAASRVRLQATLPPAEIRDIENQIRQVKQEKESVVKSQEFEKAAAIRDREEKLRLEKQRLETEWAEKRAQQDKTIKVTEHDVAHIVASWTKIPVSKLAQAETAKLLGMEDQLHKRVIGQNQAISTLTRAIRRSRAGLKNPKRPIGSFIFLGPTGVGKTEVARSLAEFMFDDAESMIRIDMSEYMEKYSVSRLVGAPPGYVGYEEGGQLTEAVRRRPYSVVLLDEIEKAHPDVFNLLLQVLEDGRLTDSQGRVVDFKNTVIIMTSNVGATGMQTTTDIGFRTQKDAGTDDQAYEKMKNKVLDEVKHAFRPEFLNRVDDVIVFHQLNREQIAEIVGLELEKVIREVKAQEMYLEVTDDAKQLLAKKGWDPQFGARPLRRAIQREVEDELAEEMLKGTFGSGDRILAEVSQDNPEKLRFSKIPHVEPPAPSQPEAQPA, encoded by the coding sequence ATGTGGGAACCGTTCACCGAACGCGCGCGGCGCAGCATCGTGCTCGCTCAGGAAGAGGCGCAGCGGCTCGGGAACAACTACATCGGGACCGAGCACATTCTGCTCGGGATCATTTCCGAGGGCGAGAGCCTCGCGGCCAAAGTGCTCGAGACGCTCGGCGTCAACCTGGCGAAAGTTCGCCAGGAGGTCGAGGCGATCGTGGGCCGCGGCGGGCAGACGGTTCAGCAGGAGATGGTCTTCACCCCGCGGGCCAAGCGGGTCATCGAGCTGGCCTTCGAAGAGGCCCGCCAGCTCAATCACAACTACATCGGCACGGAGCACCTGCTGCTCGGCCTCATCCGCGAGGGCGAGGGCGTCGCCGCCCGCGTCCTGACGAACCTCGGGGTCGACCCGGCCAAGGTCCGCGTCCAGACCACCTCGCTGCTCGGAGCCGAGGGGCAGCCGCCTGCGCCCAAGGGCAAGTCGAAGACCCCCACGCTCGACGCCTACGGCCGCGACCTGACGACCCTAGCCCGCGAGAACAAGCTCGACCCGGTGATCGGGCGAGCGAACGAGATCGAGCGGGTCATCCAGATCCTCAGCCGCAGGACCAAGAACAACCCCGCGCTGATCGGCGAGCCCGGCGTCGGCAAGACCGCGATCGCCGAGGGCCTGGCCCAGCGCGTCATCAAGTCCGAGGTCCCCGAGCCGCTCCGCGACAAACGGGTCATCACGCTCGATCTGGCCGGGCTGGTCGCCGGGACGAAGTACCGCGGCGAGTTCGAAGAGCGCATGAAGCGCGTGATGGACGAGATCCGCGGCGCCGCCGGCGAGATCATCCTGTTCATCGACGAGCTCCACACGCTGGTCGGCGCGGGCGCGGCCGAGGGCGCGATCGACGCCTCGAACATCATCAAGCCGGCGCTGGCGCGCGGCGAGCTGCAGTGCATCGGCGCGACCACGCTCAACGAGTTCCGCAAGCACATCGAAAAGGACAGCGCGCTCGAGCGCCGCTTCCAGCCGGTGATGGTCGGCGAGCCGACGGTCGAGGAGACGATCGATATCCTCAAAGGGCTCCGCGACCGCTACGAGGCGCACCACAAGGTCACGATCACCGACGAGGCGCTGGCCGCCGCGGCGAAGCTCGGCGACCGCTACATCTCCGACCGCTTCCTCCCCGACAAGGCCGTCGATCTCATCGACGAAGCCGCCTCGCGCGTGCGCCTGCAGGCGACGCTTCCGCCGGCGGAGATCCGCGACATCGAGAACCAGATCCGCCAGGTCAAACAGGAGAAAGAGTCGGTCGTCAAGTCGCAAGAGTTCGAGAAGGCCGCCGCGATCCGCGACCGCGAGGAAAAGCTGCGCCTGGAGAAACAGCGGCTTGAGACGGAGTGGGCCGAGAAGCGCGCGCAGCAAGACAAGACGATCAAAGTCACCGAGCACGACGTCGCGCACATCGTCGCGTCGTGGACGAAGATCCCGGTCTCGAAGCTCGCGCAGGCCGAAACCGCGAAGCTGCTCGGGATGGAGGATCAGCTCCACAAGCGCGTGATCGGGCAGAACCAGGCGATCTCGACGCTCACCCGCGCGATCAGGCGTTCGCGCGCCGGGCTGAAGAACCCGAAGCGCCCGATCGGCTCGTTCATCTTCCTCGGCCCGACCGGCGTCGGAAAGACGGAGGTCGCGCGCTCGCTCGCGGAGTTCATGTTCGACGACGCCGAGTCGATGATCCGCATCGACATGTCGGAGTACATGGAGAAGTACTCGGTCTCGCGGCTGGTCGGCGCGCCGCCCGGATACGTCGGCTACGAAGAGGGCGGACAGCTCACCGAAGCGGTGCGCCGCCGTCCGTACTCGGTCGTGCTCCTCGACGAGATCGAGAAGGCGCATCCGGACGTCTTCAACCTGCTGCTGCAGGTGCTCGAAGACGGGCGGCTGACCGACTCTCAGGGTCGCGTCGTCGACTTCAAGAACACCGTCATCATCATGACCTCGAACGTCGGTGCGACCGGGATGCAGACGACGACCGACATCGGGTTCCGCACGCAGAAGGACGCGGGAACCGACGATCAGGCGTACGAGAAGATGAAGAACAAGGTGCTCGACGAGGTCAAGCACGCGTTCCGGCCGGAGTTCTTGAACCGCGTCGACGACGTGATCGTCTTCCACCAGCTCAACCGCGAGCAGATCGCCGAGATCGTCGGGCTGGAGCTGGAGAAGGTCATCCGCGAGGTCAAGGCTCAGGAGATGTACCTCGAGGTCACCGACGACGCGAAGCAGCTGCTCGCCAAGAAGGGCTGGGATCCGCAGTTCGGCGCGCGTCCGCTGCGCCGCGCGATCCAGCGCGAGGTCGAGGACGAGCTGGCCGAGGAGATGCTGAAGGGCACCTTCGGCTCGGGCGACCGCATCCTCGCCGAAGTCTCGCAGGACAACCCGGAGAAGCTGCGCTTCTCGAAGATCCCCCACGTCGAACCGCCCGCACCGAGCCAGCCCGAAGCGCAGCCCGCATAA